A genomic segment from Hippoglossus stenolepis isolate QCI-W04-F060 chromosome 3, HSTE1.2, whole genome shotgun sequence encodes:
- the capzb gene encoding F-actin-capping protein subunit beta isoform X2, whose translation MSDQQLDCALDLMRRLPPQQIEKNLSDLIDLVPSLCEDLLSSVDQPLKIARDKVVGKDYLLCDYNRDGDSYRSPWSNKYEPPIEDGAMPSARLRKLEVEANNAFDQYRDLYFEGGVSSVYLWDLDHGFAGVILIKKAGDGSKKIKGCWDSIHVVEVQEKSSGRTAHYKLTSTVMLWLQTTKTGSGTMNLGGSLTRQMEKDETVGESSPHIANIGRLVEDMENKIRSTLNEIYFGKTKDIVNGLRSVQTLADKSKQEALKVDLMEALKRKQHS comes from the exons agtGACCAGCAGCTAGACTGTGCTCTGGACCTGATGAGGCGTCTACCGCCTCAGCAGATCGAGAAGAACCTCAGTGACCTCATTGACCTG gtgCCCAGTCTGTGTGAGGACCTCCTGTCCTCTGTGGACCAGCCCCTGAAGATCGCCCGGGACAAGGTGGTGGGGAAAGACTATCTGCTTTGTGATTACAACCGAGACGGCGACTCCTACAG ATCCCCGTGGAGTAATAAGTATGAACCTCCCATTGAAGATGGTGCAATGCCTTCAGCTCGCCTGAGGAAACTCGAGGTCGAAGCCAATAACGCCTTTGACCAGTACAGAGACCT GTACTTTGAGGGTGGAGTGTCCTCTGTTTACCTCTGGGACTTGGATCATGGCTTCGCTGGAGTTATTCTCATCAAGAAGGCTGGGGACGGATCCAAGAAAATCAAAGGGTGCTGGGACTCCATCCATGTGGTGGAGGTGCAG gagAAGTCCAGCGGTCGCACTGCTCACTACAAACTCACCTCCACTGTCATGCTGTGGCTCCAGACAACCAAGACAGGCTCTGGAACCATGAACCTGGGCGGCAGCCTCACAAGACAG ATGGAAAAAGACGAAACGGTTGGAGAATCCTCACCCCACATCGCCAACATCGGCCGCCTCGTTGAA GATATGGAGAACAAGATCCGCTCCACACTGAATGAAATCTACTTTGGGAAGACCAAGGACATCGTCAACGGCTTAAG GAGTGTTCAGACTCTGGCTGACAAGTCAAAGCAGGAGGCTCTGAAGGTCGACCTGATGGAGGCACTCAAACGCAAACAACACAGCTAG
- the capzb gene encoding F-actin-capping protein subunit beta isoform X1, translated as MSDQQLDCALDLMRRLPPQQIEKNLSDLIDLVPSLCEDLLSSVDQPLKIARDKVVGKDYLLCDYNRDGDSYRSPWSNKYEPPIEDGAMPSARLRKLEVEANNAFDQYRDLYFEGGVSSVYLWDLDHGFAGVILIKKAGDGSKKIKGCWDSIHVVEVQEKSSGRTAHYKLTSTVMLWLQTTKTGSGTMNLGGSLTRQMEKDETVGESSPHIANIGRLVEDMENKIRSTLNEIYFGKTKDIVNGLRSIESLPDNQKYRQLQKELSQVLTQRQIFID; from the exons agtGACCAGCAGCTAGACTGTGCTCTGGACCTGATGAGGCGTCTACCGCCTCAGCAGATCGAGAAGAACCTCAGTGACCTCATTGACCTG gtgCCCAGTCTGTGTGAGGACCTCCTGTCCTCTGTGGACCAGCCCCTGAAGATCGCCCGGGACAAGGTGGTGGGGAAAGACTATCTGCTTTGTGATTACAACCGAGACGGCGACTCCTACAG ATCCCCGTGGAGTAATAAGTATGAACCTCCCATTGAAGATGGTGCAATGCCTTCAGCTCGCCTGAGGAAACTCGAGGTCGAAGCCAATAACGCCTTTGACCAGTACAGAGACCT GTACTTTGAGGGTGGAGTGTCCTCTGTTTACCTCTGGGACTTGGATCATGGCTTCGCTGGAGTTATTCTCATCAAGAAGGCTGGGGACGGATCCAAGAAAATCAAAGGGTGCTGGGACTCCATCCATGTGGTGGAGGTGCAG gagAAGTCCAGCGGTCGCACTGCTCACTACAAACTCACCTCCACTGTCATGCTGTGGCTCCAGACAACCAAGACAGGCTCTGGAACCATGAACCTGGGCGGCAGCCTCACAAGACAG ATGGAAAAAGACGAAACGGTTGGAGAATCCTCACCCCACATCGCCAACATCGGCCGCCTCGTTGAA GATATGGAGAACAAGATCCGCTCCACACTGAATGAAATCTACTTTGGGAAGACCAAGGACATCGTCAACGGCTTAAG ATCTATTGAGTCTTTGCCTGATAACCAAAAGTACCGGCAGCTCCAGAAGGAGCTGTCGCAGGTCCTCACCCAGCGTCAGATCTTCATTGACTAG